From a single Aggregatilinea lenta genomic region:
- a CDS encoding PQQ-dependent sugar dehydrogenase, whose translation MRKFIIVGLTLMLAAAGWRFAPAQPPSGVAQQQDPPCAYVLLPYRNANTTCIELVYDDVPPDRAVPELGALAIAPDGTLYVLNVAHGEVWSMRDTDGDRFMEPAERVTGGLRLPTGAAYYDGALYVVDLDGIARVDDLDGDATVTRLVDGWAIDTGLWTGGIGVGPDERLYVSTGAPCGACADVAEGRGALISYALDGSDRRVEATGLRAPADFAWNPATGDLWILDQSRAVIAGESARPPDELNRFEAGADYGYPFCYGGQQIDPVLAPPSGIDCSQTDGPADLFPYQSSPSGAAFYTGAAFPGWQGDLLVAFNGSWNLPEPAGYAVVALAFADGLPRGTFDYLAPASDDPDTFSLTQTSLMGRGFYPFHPVDVAVDGQGWIYVSVQEGRIYRIRPRVVVR comes from the coding sequence ATGCGAAAATTCATCATCGTTGGGCTGACCCTGATGCTGGCCGCCGCCGGGTGGCGATTCGCCCCGGCGCAGCCGCCGTCTGGCGTGGCCCAGCAGCAAGATCCGCCGTGCGCCTACGTGCTGCTGCCCTACCGCAACGCGAACACGACGTGCATCGAGCTGGTGTACGACGACGTGCCGCCGGACCGGGCCGTGCCGGAACTGGGCGCGCTGGCCATCGCGCCGGACGGCACATTGTACGTGCTCAACGTGGCGCACGGCGAGGTGTGGTCGATGCGCGACACGGACGGCGACCGCTTTATGGAGCCTGCCGAGCGCGTGACGGGCGGGCTGCGTCTGCCGACCGGCGCGGCGTATTACGACGGGGCGCTGTACGTGGTCGATCTGGACGGCATCGCGCGGGTGGACGACCTCGACGGCGATGCGACCGTGACCCGGCTGGTGGACGGCTGGGCGATAGACACTGGCCTGTGGACGGGCGGGATCGGTGTGGGGCCGGACGAGCGCCTCTACGTGAGCACCGGTGCGCCGTGCGGTGCATGCGCGGACGTGGCCGAGGGGCGCGGGGCGCTGATCAGCTATGCGCTGGACGGCTCGGACCGGCGCGTCGAGGCGACCGGGCTGCGCGCGCCCGCCGACTTTGCGTGGAACCCGGCAACGGGCGACCTGTGGATTCTGGACCAGAGCCGCGCGGTGATTGCCGGCGAAAGCGCGCGTCCACCCGACGAGCTGAACCGTTTTGAAGCGGGCGCGGACTACGGCTATCCCTTCTGCTACGGCGGCCAGCAGATCGACCCGGTCCTGGCGCCGCCGTCCGGGATCGATTGCAGCCAGACGGACGGCCCGGCGGATCTGTTCCCCTACCAGAGCAGCCCCAGCGGCGCGGCGTTTTATACCGGTGCGGCGTTCCCCGGCTGGCAGGGCGACCTGCTGGTGGCATTCAACGGCTCGTGGAACCTGCCCGAACCGGCAGGCTACGCGGTCGTCGCGCTGGCGTTCGCGGACGGGCTGCCGCGCGGCACGTTCGACTATCTGGCCCCGGCCAGCGACGACCCCGACACGTTTTCGCTGACGCAGACGTCGCTGATGGGGCGCGGCTTCTACCCGTTCCACCCGGTTGATGTGGCCGTCGACGGGCAGGGCTGGATTTACGTGTCGGTGCAGGAAGGCCGGATCTACCGCATTCGTCCGCGTGTGGTCGTGCGGTAG
- a CDS encoding lysylphosphatidylglycerol synthase transmembrane domain-containing protein has protein sequence MRRYQRQVLAGLLFLSVVLIAVILFTGAGTLAGTLRDFPAALLIPVFLLKIVNWSLRYAEWRYFLGVVGVRTVHGEPSRPAIRERDSILLWLAGMTLSVSPGKLAEVLKSLVVRNLTGVPFSRTVPVVFMERLVDGLAVILLAAGSLILAAPSFAPDAVSPATVRGVLIGTTLALLAGIAVLHIRPLAFWLLDHLRGWPLVGRYHDPLRALYDATYDLLRLRHLVITVAFGLGAYFTDCIGFTLLLRGLGVTLTWTLLAQATFILGFSVIVAALSAMPGGAGGRELTVGALLSGIVGLSKADTGTATFLISIFQVWIGVLVGLGVIVLARHILFPPALDAEIAAYEAARSTASD, from the coding sequence ATGCGTCGTTACCAACGTCAGGTTTTGGCCGGGCTGCTGTTCCTGTCGGTGGTGCTCATCGCCGTGATCCTGTTCACCGGCGCGGGCACGCTGGCCGGTACCCTGCGCGACTTTCCCGCCGCGCTGCTGATCCCGGTTTTTCTGCTGAAGATCGTCAACTGGTCGCTGCGTTACGCGGAGTGGCGCTACTTTCTGGGCGTCGTCGGCGTGCGGACCGTACACGGCGAGCCTTCACGCCCCGCCATCCGCGAGCGGGACAGCATCCTGCTGTGGCTGGCGGGCATGACGCTCTCCGTCAGCCCCGGCAAGCTGGCGGAAGTCCTCAAGTCCCTGGTAGTCAGGAACCTGACCGGCGTGCCCTTCAGCCGGACCGTGCCCGTGGTGTTCATGGAGCGCCTCGTGGACGGCCTCGCGGTGATCCTGCTCGCCGCCGGATCGCTGATCCTGGCCGCGCCGTCCTTCGCGCCGGATGCCGTCTCGCCCGCGACGGTGCGCGGCGTGCTGATCGGCACGACGCTGGCGCTCTTGGCGGGCATCGCCGTGCTGCACATCCGCCCGCTGGCGTTCTGGCTGCTGGACCATCTGCGCGGCTGGCCGCTCGTCGGGCGCTACCACGACCCGCTGCGCGCTCTGTACGACGCCACCTACGACCTGCTGCGCCTGCGCCACCTCGTGATCACCGTGGCGTTCGGCCTCGGCGCGTACTTCACCGACTGCATCGGCTTCACGCTGCTGCTGCGCGGGCTGGGCGTTACGCTAACGTGGACGCTGCTGGCCCAGGCGACGTTCATCCTCGGCTTCTCGGTGATCGTCGCGGCGCTGTCGGCCATGCCCGGCGGCGCGGGCGGGCGCGAGCTGACCGTCGGCGCGCTGCTCTCCGGCATCGTCGGGCTGTCCAAAGCGGACACGGGCACGGCCACGTTTCTGATCTCAATCTTCCAGGTGTGGATCGGCGTGCTGGTCGGCCTGGGCGTGATCGTGCTGGCGCGGCACATCCTGTTCCCGCCCGCCCTGGACGCCGAGATCGCCGCTTACGAAGCGGCCCGCAGCACCGCCAGCGATTGA